In the Aliarcobacter cryaerophilus genome, one interval contains:
- a CDS encoding NAD(+)/NADH kinase gives MRLDRSYKLLKKIENIGIILKPNSPELKDAYLKIKNLFENKNINIFLEEQSAKMIDDSGFSFEDLCSKVDFLVSVGGDGTLLGVVRRAFKYELPVLGINLGTLGFLTDLNMNQLPEFIEDLLKNNYKINQRMIIKGSIKSKKFIAFNDIVISRKNLSSMLEVKAKIDGKAFNTYFGDGLIVSTPSGSTAYNLSVGGPIVYPLTEAFIITPIAPHSLTQRPIVVPADFEIEFKVTQDSGAVVIIDGQELYDLEKDEIIKIKIATKKAKMLHRSSRDFFKVLSEKLRWGN, from the coding sequence TTGAGATTAGATAGAAGCTATAAATTACTAAAAAAGATTGAAAATATTGGAATTATTTTAAAACCAAATAGTCCAGAATTAAAAGATGCATACTTAAAAATAAAAAATCTTTTTGAAAATAAAAATATAAATATTTTTCTTGAAGAACAATCAGCAAAAATGATAGATGATAGTGGCTTCTCTTTTGAAGATTTGTGTTCAAAAGTCGATTTTTTAGTAAGTGTTGGTGGAGATGGTACTCTTTTAGGAGTTGTAAGAAGAGCCTTTAAGTATGAGTTACCGGTACTTGGTATTAATTTAGGAACTTTAGGATTTTTAACTGATTTAAATATGAATCAACTTCCAGAGTTTATTGAAGATTTATTAAAGAATAATTATAAGATTAATCAAAGAATGATAATTAAAGGTTCAATAAAAAGTAAAAAATTTATAGCTTTTAATGATATTGTAATTTCTAGAAAAAATTTATCATCAATGTTAGAAGTTAAAGCAAAAATAGATGGAAAAGCTTTTAATACATATTTTGGTGATGGTTTGATTGTATCAACTCCAAGTGGCTCAACAGCTTACAACCTATCTGTTGGAGGACCAATAGTTTACCCATTAACTGAAGCTTTTATCATAACTCCTATAGCTCCGCATTCACTTACTCAAAGACCAATAGTTGTACCAGCTGATTTTGAAATAGAGTTTAAAGTTACACAAGATAGTGGAGCTGTTGTTATAATTGATGGTCAAGAGTTGTATGATTTAGAAAAAGATGAAATAATAAAAATAAAGATTGCTACAAAAAAAGCAAAAATGCTTCATAGAAGTAGTAGAGATTTTTTTAAAGTTTTAAGTGAAAAACTAAGATGGGGTAACTAA
- a CDS encoding AAA family ATPase, which produces MITRLYIKNCLSFKEVDLEFNSGLNIFTGPSGAGKSILMREILASFGLEDVKSEIVEVNLNNSRIKNEEFDINFEEDIVIKCLKKEKARYFLNSQSLSKKTLSEISNNLIKYLSLRDTSDFKSETLIEFLDRYANKNFPEFQNIKIDFDNKYKEFIDIEKRLSKIKDDEKNLEDLKEFAKFEIAKIEEINPKENEYEELNSIKKALAKKEKIEVASKKASIIFENARAVNELLEILEVDSSFFDEAINEFTNIVEKANDTLSELEDINIEETLNRIEKISSLLKRFGTIKECLEYKEQKQKELENYNNISYEKDELEQKYNQLNEIILNLSYKISNYREKSIGILEKSVNYYLDFLYLNSAKITLTNKKLDYSGVDFVEFTLNGVAISTISSGEYNRLRLALLSSISEFDIADNGVLFLDEIDANLSGKESDAISKVLIKLSKNYQIFAISHQIQLASQANQHFLVEKIDGNSVVKILDSTQRAKELARMISGENVTNEALDFVKNLLKS; this is translated from the coding sequence GTGATAACTAGATTATATATAAAAAATTGTCTATCTTTTAAAGAAGTAGATTTAGAGTTTAATAGTGGATTAAATATTTTTACAGGTCCAAGTGGAGCTGGAAAATCAATACTTATGAGAGAGATACTAGCTTCTTTTGGTCTTGAAGATGTAAAATCTGAAATAGTAGAGGTTAATTTAAATAATTCAAGAATAAAAAATGAAGAGTTTGATATAAATTTTGAAGAAGATATAGTAATAAAGTGTCTTAAAAAAGAGAAGGCAAGATATTTTTTAAATAGTCAATCTTTATCAAAAAAAACTTTGAGTGAAATATCAAATAATTTGATAAAATATTTAAGTCTTAGAGATACAAGTGATTTTAAAAGTGAAACTTTGATTGAATTTTTAGATAGATATGCAAACAAAAATTTTCCTGAATTTCAAAATATCAAGATAGATTTTGATAATAAATATAAAGAATTTATAGATATTGAAAAAAGATTATCTAAGATAAAAGATGATGAAAAAAATCTTGAAGATTTAAAAGAGTTTGCAAAATTCGAAATAGCAAAAATAGAAGAGATTAATCCAAAAGAGAATGAGTATGAAGAGTTAAATAGTATAAAAAAAGCTTTGGCAAAAAAAGAGAAAATTGAAGTTGCTAGTAAAAAAGCATCAATTATTTTTGAAAATGCAAGAGCAGTTAATGAGTTACTTGAGATTTTAGAAGTGGATTCAAGTTTTTTTGATGAAGCAATAAATGAATTTACAAATATTGTAGAAAAAGCAAATGATACACTTAGTGAACTTGAAGATATAAATATAGAAGAGACTTTAAATAGAATAGAGAAAATATCTTCTTTATTAAAAAGATTTGGTACCATAAAAGAGTGTTTAGAATATAAAGAGCAGAAACAAAAAGAGCTTGAAAATTACAATAATATTAGTTATGAAAAAGATGAGCTTGAGCAAAAGTATAATCAGCTAAATGAGATAATATTAAACTTATCATATAAAATATCAAACTATAGAGAAAAAAGTATAGGAATTTTAGAAAAAAGTGTTAACTATTATTTAGATTTTTTATATTTAAATAGTGCAAAAATTACTCTAACAAATAAAAAATTAGATTATAGTGGTGTTGATTTTGTAGAGTTTACATTAAATGGGGTTGCTATATCAACTATTAGCTCAGGAGAATACAATAGGCTAAGACTTGCTCTTTTAAGTTCAATTAGTGAGTTTGATATAGCAGATAATGGAGTACTTTTTTTAGATGAGATAGATGCAAACTTAAGCGGGAAAGAGAGTGATGCAATATCAAAAGTTCTTATAAAACTAAGTAAAAATTATCAAATTTTTGCAATCTCTCATCAAATACAGTTGGCTTCACAGGCAAATCAGCATTTTTTGGTAGAAAAGATAGATGGTAACTCAGTTGTTAAAATTTTAGATAGTACTCAAAGAGCAAAAGAGCTAGCAAGAATGATAAGTGGAGAAAATGTTACAAATGAGGCTTTAGATTTTGTAAAAAATTTGTTAAAGAGCTAA